The Helicobacter cetorum MIT 00-7128 region TTGTGTGTTGGTAACCTAAACTATCTAAAATACTAAATACTCTATCTTTGTTATTTTCAAAAGTTTCAATAAAGATAATAGGGCGGTATTTTTTCAAAGTTTCTAATGCACCCTCAAGCATTTCAATTTCATGATTTTCTACATCAATTTTAACAAAATCAAGCCTCTCAAAGCCATAATCTTTTAAATTGATTGAATCTAGGGCAATCAATTTAAAAGCGCCTTTTTCATCTTGAGTGAGACTTACTGCACCCATATTATGCAGATAAAACCCAGTAATCTGTCCATAATGCAAGTATTGAGAATTAATTTTTGCATTAATACTTTTGTTAGATAACCCCACATTAAGAGGTGTAACAATGTTTTGCAAATGATTTAAAGCAATATTTTTTTCTAAAATTTCAAAAGTAGAAAAGATAGGCTCAAAGGCTAAAATTTTAGTTGCTTGACACTCTAGGGCAAAATAGAGCGAATGATTACCAATATTAGCTCCCACATCTAAAATGTATAGCCCCTCTTTATTTGAGAGCGCTTTTTGATTATTGGGGGGGGGGGGGTGAGAATGTCTTTTAATTCCTTAAGGATTTCTATTTCAAAATAGGTTCCTTTATCTACAATGTCATTTTGAATAGGGTCTAAGGGGTAATTTGGCACATAAAAGGATGTATTATTGTTATACCACACACTATCTAGCATAGAAAGTTTGCGTTTGATTTGCATGTTATCTTGCATAACTTGCTTGATTAGCTCCATATTACTAGGCAAGTAATACCATAATTTCAATTTGTGTAAAATCTTTTTAAAAATTTTTGCAAACATTGATTTCCTTTTATAACTGCGCCATTCCAAATAGGGGTGAAGAGGCGCTTGCGTATGCCTTTTTTTCCATGCGCCCTGCTAAAAAGCTTTTTCTTCCTGCAATAACGGCATACTTCAAGCTCTCTGCCATTAAAATGGGGTCTTTGGCTAGAGCGATAGCTGAATTACTTAGCACACCATCTGCTCCACACTCCATCGCAATACTTGCATCACTCGCACACCCTACACCTGCATCTACAATTACAGGCACTTTAATGGCATCTTTAATAAAACTAATATTGTAGCGATTTTGTATCCCTAAGCCACTTCCAATAGGAGCAGCTAGTGGCATCACTGCACTTGCCCCCGCATTTTCTAAATGTTTAGCCATAATGGGGTCATCATTAGTATAGGCTAGAACACAAAACCCCTCTTTAGCTAGAATTTCACAAGCTTTTAGAGTTTCTAAAACATCAGGGTATAAAGTCTTTTCTTTATCCCCAATGATTTCTAATTTGATAAAATCAATGCCTGTTGCCTCTCTAACTAATCTAAATAAAGCAATCGCCTCATTAGCCTCCACACACCCCGCAGAATTAGGTAAAAAGCTAATTGAAGTGTCTTTAAAGGTCTCTAATAAATTTTCTTCATTTTTATTGATGATATTCACACGCCTAATAGCAACGGTTATCATCTCAGCCCCACTCTTTAAAGTCGCCTCTTTAGTCGTTGCAAAGTCCTTATATTTACCAGAGCCAACAATAAGCCTAGATTTGAAAATTTTAGAACCTATAATTAAGTCATCATTCATTTGGATTTCCTATTGCCTTATTTAGAGAAGTTTCACAAATTAAAAGGGTAAAAACCCCTTCTAATTTGTATTATCAAAGATTAAGCTTTTTTATGCACCAATTCATTGATGTAGTGTTCTACTGAGCCTAAGCCCTCTTTTTTTGCCCACTCATAGCATTTAGAGACAAAATCCCAATTGATATGCTCATAGAATTTCTCCAAATACACAGGGCGTGCGTTTTTGTGGTCAATATAGTAAGCATGCTCCCACACATCTACCACTAAAAGGGGGACTTTTTTATCCGTTACTGGGGTTTGAGCGTTGCTAGTTTGGATAATTTCAATCTTTTGAGTTTCTACATTATACACTGCCCAATTCCAACCAGAGCCAAATAAAGTAGTCGCACTCTTGATAAATTCTTCTTTAAACTTCTCTAATGAACCAAAGTCTTTTTCTAAAGCCTCTTTTAATTCATCGCTTAACGCACTCGCTTTAGGAGCTATACAATCCCAATAAAAATCGTGGTTATAAATTTGAGCAGCGTTATTAAACACGCCCCCACTAGACTTAGTCAAAATAGTGTATAAGCAACTCTCTTCAAACTCAGTGCCTTTAATTAAGTTATTCAAATTATTCACATAGGTTTGATGGTGCTTTCCATGGTGGAAATCAAAGGCTACAGGACTTAAAAAATCTCCCATACTATCTTTAGCAAAAGGTAATTCTCTTAATTGAAACATGGTTTCTCCTTATTTTTTAGAATTGGCATATTATAGTCATTTTTAGCATTTTTTGACAAATTAAGTCTTAAAAATCTTGCAATGATGAAAAAATGTGAATTTTTATGTCATTTTTAAAAAAATAAAGTTGATTTATGGACAATCATCTTTTCATCTTAGTCTTTAGACAAAAGCTTAGTGAAGTTTCTTAGCTATTCTTTAGGAGTAAAAAGATAGTTATTATCGCGAAAAGGTTTCTTATGTAAATACCCTAAATTCTCTAAAATACTAAATACTCTATTTTTATTGTTTTCAAAAGTTTCAATAAAGATAATAGGGCGGTATTTTTTCAAAGTTTCTAATGCACCCTCAAGCATTTCAATTTCATGATTTTCTACATCAATTTTAACAAAATCAAGCCTCTCAAAGCCATAATCTTTTAAATTGATTGAATCTAGGGCAATCAATTTAAAAGCGCCTTTTTCATCTTGGGTAAGCGCTGTTCCTCCAATATTATCGGCGTGAAAAGCAATATTATCGTTATAGTGAGAATTGTGAAAAATTTTTGCATTAATACTTTTGTTAGATAACCCCACATTAAGAGGTGTAACAATGTTTTGCAAATGATTTAAAGCAATATTTTTTTCTAAAATTTCAAAAGTAGAAAAGATAGGCTCAAAGGCTAAAATTTTAGTTGCTTGACACTCTAGGGCAAAATAGAGCGAATGATTACCAATATTAGCTCCTATGTCTAAAATATACAACCCCTCTTTATTTAGAGCGCTTTTTTGATTACGTGGGGGGGGGGGGTGAGAATCTCTTTTAATTCCTTAAGAATTTCTATTTCAAAATAGGTTTTTGTCTCTACGATATGCGACTGAATCAAATCTAAAGGGTAATTTGGCACATAAAAAAGCGTGTTATTATTGCGCCAAATGTTATCTGGCATGGAAAGCTTGCATTTAATTATTTTAGTATCTTTTTTAAGTTCCATTATACTATTAGGTAGGTAATACCATAATTTCAATTTGTGTAAAATCTTTTTAAAAATTTTTGCAAACATTGATTTCCTTAAACTTTTGATTAAAATCTCAAACGAGCTACCATGTTCTAATTTTATCATGTCTTAAACAAATATCTTGATAATTTAAACCATAACTTTTAGAAAATTAATTCTTAAAAATCTTAATAACGGCAAGAAATACAAATCATAATCTCTTAAATAACAAAAATACAAGATTTATTTATCAAAAAACAGCAAGAAAAATAAGTCAATAAAATGGTGGAGAATAGCGGGATCGAACCGCTGACCTCCTGCGTGCAAAGCAGGCGCTCTCCCAGCTGAGCTAATTCCCCAAACAAAGGATTGTAAAAGAATGGTGGGCTTAGGAGGAGTTGAACCTCCGACCTCACCCTTATCAGGGGTGCGCTCTAACCACCTGAGCTATAAGCCCTTAAAAGATAGAATTATAAAGTAAATTATCTTAAAATTTTCTTAAATAATAAGTTTTTATAAAAATGCTACAATACTTTTATTATACTTTCATACTTAAGGGGATTTCATGGCGTTATTATTTACAGGGGCATGCGGTTATATTGGCTCTCATACTGCAAGAGTGTTTTTAGAACGAACTAAAGAAAACATCATCATTTTGGATAATTTGAGCACCGGTTTTTTAGAGCATGTAAAAGCACTAGAATATTACTATCCTAATAGGGTTACATTCATTCAGGCTAGTTTGAATGAGACACAAACTTTAGACACCTTTTTTAGTAAGCAACAACTAATTGAGCCAATTCAAGCAATCTTACACTTTGGGGCTAAGCTCTTAGTAGAAGAATCTGTTCGCCTACCTTTAGAATACTACACCAACAACACGCTTAACACCCTAGAGCTTACCAAACTTTGTCTCAAACATAAAATCAAGCATTTTATTTTTTCTTCCACAGCCGCCGTTTATGGCGAGACAAACTCAAGCGTGAATGAAGAAAGCCCATTAAATCCTATCAATCCTTATGGGGCGTCTAAAATGATGAGCGAAAGGATTTTGTTAGACACTTCTAAAATAGAAGATTTTAAATGCGTTATCTTACGCTATTTCAATGTGGCTGGGGCATGCTTAAAAAATGATTATTCTACCCCCTACACGCTAGGTCAACGCAGTTTAAACGCCACGCATTTAATCAAAATTGCGTGCGAATGTGCGGTGGGTAAAAGGAAAAAAATGGGGATTTTTGGCACTAACTACCCCACTATTGATGGCACTTGTATTAGAGATTATATCCATGTAGATGATTTAGCAAACGCTCATTTAGCAAGCTATCAGGCTCTTTTAGAAAAAAACCAAAGTGAAATCTATAATGTCGGCTACAATCAAGGCTATAGCGTAAAAGAAGTGATACAAAAGGTTAAAGAAATCTCAAACAACGATTTTTTAGTAGAGATTTTAGACAAACGAGCAGGTGATCCTGCAAATTTAATCGCTAATAACGCTAAAATCTTAAAAAACACTTCTTTTAAGCCCCTTTATAACAACCTAGACACCATTATAAAAAGCGCTTTAGAATGGGAAGAACACCTTTTGAAATTTCAATAATACACCCTATGCAAATACAAGCCATTAGCCATTATGGGCGTGTGGATGGTGGCTTTAATGTTATTGATTTGATTTTGAAGTTCAGCGAGTGTAATTTTTTGCAATGAATACGCCACGCTTGCTTGAACCATAAGCCTAACACTAGAGCGTAAAAACGCATCGCCTATGATTTTAAACACCACACACTTATGCCCCATAATACAAGTTTCATAAGCAAAGGCTTTAAAAATAATGCGCTTAGGATTGGTTCTAGCCCCACCTTCTTTTTTAAAGAGAGAAAAATTATGCTTGCCTATAAATTGCTTTAAAGCCGTATTTAACAAATCTAATGAGCCATAATTGTTGCAAGCTATGTAGGGAGAGAGAAAGGGCGTTTTTAAATGTTTGGTTAAAAGGTAGCGATACGCTCTTTTTTTAGCGTCAAATCTTGCATGAAAATTCTTTTCTTCTAATTTTTTTAAGACAATGTGTGGAGCAAGCTTAGGGGCTAGATAATGAAATAAATTAGTTGCATTCCAATGCTTAGGGGCAGAAAAGGATAGAACTTGATTGTTTGCATGCACGCCTTTATCGGTGCGTCCGGCTGAAACTACAGCACTTTTAATCCCTAATGAATTTAAAGCGCTCTCAATTTTATCTTGAACGCCAAGCTTATTAGGCTGTTTGGCATAGCCTAAAAAATACGCCCCATCATAAGCGATAGTTGCCTTGAAACTTCGCATTTAGTAACGCTTTAAGATGAATTTCTTAAATAATAAATAAGAAATGAACGCCCAAATAAAGGGGAATAAAAAGGTCATTACAAACAAATCTGTAGAAATCACATGCACCATTAAAAAATAAATGCCAATCGCTCCAAGCACATACACATAACTAAGATTAGTCTTAAATCGTGGGTTAGCTATGCCAAATAAGGGGATTAAAAACACACTCGCTAAGGGAAAGAGTGAAACTAAAATCGCTTGAGAAAACCGACGCCTTTGACTTTTATTCGCCTCTTTACCAAAGGCTCTTTTCCAATAGCCTATATAATCAGTGCCTTGCAAATAAGCTGCATCTTTAGAATTAAAAGATTTGAGTTTGTTGCGTAAATGCAATTCATCAAAATCAATTTTACGCATTTTGTCATCTTGCGCAAAATACGCATTCCCATTGTATAGATTCAATTCAAATACGCCATCTTTATTATTGATATTGCCCTTTTGAGCCAAAATAAAACTTTCTTGAGAAAGGCTTTTATTAGAAAAAAGCACCAAATTATCATAAGAATTATCTTTGGCCCTATCCACATACACAAGCCAATCGCCTAGTTTTTGTCCAAATTCGCCCTCTCTAATATTAATATCAATCTTGTCCTTTTTTTGACGCAAAAATCCATAATACGCACTCTTAGAAGTAGGGATTAAGATAAGCGAAAACACCAATAAAATCACGCTCACTAAGATACTTATTGGCACAAACACTTCAGTCATTTTTTTAGGCGAGATTCCTAAGGAAAAAAACACTAATAACTCATGGTCATAACTAAGCCTTGAAAGTCCCAAAGCACAAGCCGCAAAAAAGGTAATCGGTAGAATAAAAAATATGGTTCCGGGCATTGAATACAAAAAGAGTTGCACTAAATCTAAAAAGCTTACTTTAATCACCATTGTAACGCTTGCAATGCCAATTAAAAGCACGATAGAAGAAATAAAAAACAGCACCAAAAAGAATGAAAAAAAGACTTGCGAAACCGCTAAAAAAAGATAGTGCTTAACCATTATATATTCTAAATCCCCCTATTGCACCCCATCTAAAATAGGCACAAACAAGCATTTTTCTAGCACCTTTTCTAAAACTAACACACCATTTCTTTTAATAAAGCGTTTAATCACTTGCTCGTTATTTTCTTGCATGGGTGCAACTAAAATTCCGCCTTCTTCAAGTTGGTCAATGAGAGCTTGCGGAATACTTTTAGCACAAGCAGAAAATAAAATCCTATCATAAGGGGCGTATTGCTCCCAGCCCTTGTTCCCATCAGCAAGCTTAATATGAACATTTGAAAAGCCTAAAGCTTTAATGCGTGAGCGTGCTTCTATATACAAGCTTTCAATCCTTTCAATACTAAAAACACGCCTAAAAATTTGAGACAATACCGCCGCTTGATAGCCACTCCCACAGCCAATTTCTAGCACGCTATCCACATTATCCACTTGTAAATATTGCGTCATTTTTGCCACGGTTAAGGGCGAAGAAATATATTGTTCTGCTTGCATAGATAGTGCGTTTAAAGTATAAGCAAAATGCTTGAAAGGTTTTGGGACAAAGATTTCTCTGTTTATGCTTTCCATAGCTTTTCTTACTTTTGCATGCAAACTGAAACGCTTATTGATTTCTTCACACATCAAGCGATTTTTTATACTCTTCAAGCAAGCACCTTAAAAATCATCAAAACTCACGCTTCCTTTAGCATAATTACTCACTCTAGCTTCAAAGAAATTGGAGCGTTGCTCATTAAAACTTGAAAAGCTCTCTACCCATTTAATGGGGTGTTGAACGCCATAAATTTTAGGAATGCCTACCTTACTCAAACGGCTATCTGCTAAAAACTGAATATATTGCTCAATCAAGCTTGAAGTAAGACCTAAAATCTTACCTTGTGTGATGTAATCCCCCCAAGCAGATTCAATCTCTACAGCTTTTTTAAACATCTCTATGACTTCACTAATTAATTGTGGTGTGAACAAATCCGCTCGCTCATTCCTTAAGGCATTTATCATGTTTTGAAACAAAATCAAATGCGTTACTTCGTCTCTTTGAATAAAGCGTATCATTTGAGCTGAGCCTAGCATTTTACCACTTCTAGCTAGAGTGTAAAAATAGCTAAACCCACTATAGAAATAAATCCCTTCTAAAATTTGATTAGCAAAAAGAGCTTTGATAATGTTTTCTTCTGTAGGGTTTTTGGCTAATTCCATATACACTTCAGCGATGTAATCATTCTTGCTCTTGAGTTGCATATCAGTGCGCCACATATCATAAATCTCTTCCGTATTCGCACTAATGCTTTCTACCATAACTGCATACGCATGGCTGTGTAAGGCTTCTTCATAAGCTTGACGCACCAAGCATAGATTAATCTCTGGACTGGTGATAAAAGGATTGACATTATCAATGAGATTATTGGTTTGTAAGCTATCCATAAAAATGAGTTGTGCTAAGGCTCTGTCATAGCCGATTTTTTCTTCCGCACTCAATTTGAGATAATCTCTCTTATCATCATTCATGCTCACTTCTTCAGCAAACCAAGTGTTAGCGAGCATCATTTTCCATAAATCATCAGCCCATTGATACTTGATTTTATTCAAATCAAACATGCTTGTAGGATTACCCCCAAAAATCTTTCGTTCATTCACACTTTCTGTAGAATTAGGGTTATAAATCTTCTTGCGTGAAACTTCCATATTTTTCCTTAAAAACCATATAATTATTAGTCCTATAGGATACTCTTAAAAGCATTTAAAACCCCTTAAAAGTAAGCATAAAACTTAATTTTTTTGAGAATTTTAATCGTTTCAGTATTTTTAAAGGATTAACTAGCTATAATCTCACTTCCTTTCATTTTATTTTGTGCGGAAGTGGCGAAACTGGTAGACGCACTAGACTTAGGATCTAGCGCCGCAAGGCATGGAGGTTCGAGTCCTCTCTTCCGCACCATATATCTTTTAGCTTTTTATTTAAAACTTCTTAAGAATGCTTGCTGATAGTTAGAATTTCTGCACCCACTTTGACTTTTTCATTACTCAATTCAATTTTATCACTAGGTTTTAACTTCTCTAATTCTATAGCTTTATTACCCTTACTGACAAACGCTCCAAATTTGGGTAATTTCAAATGTGCATAAGCGAGTTTAAGAGCGTTTTCTAACGCATTCAAACGCTCTGTTTTGGCTTGTAAAAAAGGGTTTGTTAACATTTGAGTAGTTGCATTTTCTAAAAACATTTTTTTAAGGCGTAACATCTCTAAAACCTTACTTTCTAAAGCAATTTTTAGATTCTTAAGTTTTAAAGAATGCAAATGGTGCTTATTTTCAAAACTCAATCGTTTTAAAGAAGTCTCTAAATGCTCTAAAACCGCCTTTTTTTGACTAAATAACACTCTAAAATAGCGTTGCAATTTTAAGTGGTATTCATCAAGGCGTTGAAGCCATTCATCACTACTAGGAAGTAGAATTTCCATCGCATTTGAAGGCGTAGAAGCCCTTAAATCGGCCACCAAATCACTCAATAAAAAATCGCTTTCATGCCCTATAGCAGAAATAGTGAAAGTTTTAGCTAAAAATAGTGCATCAGCAATTTTTTCATCATTGAAAGAATACAAATCTTCCATGCTCCCCCCACCCCTAGCGACAACAATCGCATCAAAAGCCTTTGGTGTGTTATAAAAACTATCCGCATAAGCGATGTTTTCTACCACGCTTTTTACGCATAATTCCCCTTGCATTAAAGTGTCTATACAGACTAATTCACACATAGGCCATCGTTTGAAAGCAATTTTTTTCATATCAGCCAAAGCGGCGGAACTTTTTGAAGTGATTAACGCCACACGCTTAGGAAAGCTTGGTTTAGGTAGTTTATGAGCTTTATCAAAATAGCCCTTAAGGCGTAATTTCTCTTTGAGTTGCTCTAAAGCTAAGGCTAATGAACCTAACTCTTTAGGCTCTAATTCTAAACATTTGATTTGGTATTCCCCCCTTGGAGCATACACACTAATGGCGCCAAAAACAATGACTTCTTGCCCTTCTTTTAAAGCGAATTTGAGCCTACTCGCATTGCCTTTAAACAAAACGCATTTAATCACAGAGTGGCTGTCTTTCAAAGAAAAATACACATGTCCACTTGCCTTATGAATGGTTAGGTTACTGATTTCACCTTGAACTCTCACTTGTAAAAAAGTCGTTTCTAAAAGGGCTTGTATTTGAGCGTTTAATTCGCTCACACCTAATACACTCATTGTAAAACTTCCTTATACAAGGCGTGTAATATCATTAAACAACCCTAAGAGCATGATAAAAATCAAAAACCCTACCCCTACTAACCATAACATGTTATGGATAGATGTGGGCAAGGTCGTTTTAAACACGCTTTTAAAAATAACCCCTAGCATTTGCGCCCCATCAAGTGCTGGAATGGGTAATAAGTTTAAAATCCCTAAATTGATAGACAAGAACGCCCCAAATAATAAAAGCGCGCTAAAACTATTTGCATGGCTTAATGCCCCCACAATGCCTACTACCCCACTTAATTCTTTAGCTGATGCACTCCCTACAATCAAACGCCTTAAAGAGTCTATAATCAAATCAACGCCTTCTTTAAACCTATTCAAAGCAAGTTTGAATGCTGGAAAAACCGCATAAGAGACAACGCCTACTTTTTGAGTATCAGGTTTAATGCCAATCACCTTGTATCTCATCATTTCATTAGACTCATTAGGAATGACGACAATTTTAGGGGTTAGTCGCTTTTCTAAAACTTGGTTGTTGCGTTCTATCTCTAGGATTAATTCGCCTTGAGAGTGCGTTACTAACTCTCTAATCTCTCTAAAACTTTTTATTTTTTGATGATTGATAGAAAGGATTTTATCCCCTTTTAATAGTCCGGCTTCTAAAGCGTTATTTTCTAAATCACCAATGATAGGTAGTAAGACTTTTTCCCCACTTAGTGCCAGAAAAAAATACACTAAAATCGCAAAAAGGAAGTTAAAAAACGCCCCCCCAAAAAGTATCCATAATTTTTGAAAAGAGCTTTTTTGTGCGTAACTATCACTATGCTTATTTTCATCACTCTCTTCTTTATCCATGCCTTTTAATTTTACATAGCCCCCAAGCGGAATTAAAGATAAAGCAAATTGTGTGTTAAAAAGCTTAAAAAAACAAAGTTTTTTACCAAAGCCAATACTAAAAACTTCTACCTTCACCCCACAAATTCTAGCCATTACAAAATGCCCTAACTCATGGACAAAGATTAAAAACGCTAACATCAAAATCGCCATAACTAGCATGCTTGTCCTTTATTTTGTGGGGCTTTCTGGTGCTTTATTTTGTGGAGGTGTGGGCGCAGTGGGTGCTATAGGTCTATTAGGTGCTTGAGGGGCATTTGCATTAGACTTCTTTGTGTCAGTATCTCGTGGGGATTTTTGCCATAATTTAGTCAAATCAGCCGCCTTTTTAGGCTCCATTTTAGCTAGAATCTTGCCTAATTCTTGGGGCTTTAGTGCCATTAAAATTTCTAGGGCGTTTTGAGTGGGTAAATTCTCTAAAATCAACGCAGATTTTGAATCTTTCATCTTAGAATAAGTCTCGCCAATTTTACTCGCCTTAGCCTGTTTGATTTGCTCTAAGATTTGCTCATCTTCTTCTAATAAACTTTCCATGCGTTTTTTTTCAGTTTCTTGCAAGACTCTAAAAGCCTCTTCTCTAGTCTCTAGGGCTTTATTTTTTTTATCTATCTCTTGCTCTTTTTTATCTAATAAATCGCTTTTTTCTTGCAAAAGGCGTGCGTTTTCAGTTTGTAGAATCTTTAAAGACTGCTCTTTTTGATTAAGCTCGTCTAATTCTTCTTTGATTTCAGCTTTTTTGGATTCAAAAATCACACTACAGCGCAATAATTCTTTCGCATCTTTTTCATCAGCAATCAAGTGCGTTAGAAAACCTACTACCACAAATCCTAAGATTATTTTATGCATGCAAACCCTTTTTGGCAAAATGCAAGATTAAGGCGCTTTCATCTAATAAAGCTTGCTCCTTTTTTTCTAAAAGTTTCGTAGCTTTTTTAACTTCATTTTCTAAAATGAATTTAGCTTTCTCCAATTCTTGATGAGCCATAACATAATCTTGTTCTAACGCTTGAATGTCTTTTGCCACTTCATCAAGCTGTCTTTTAATAGAACCAATCTCAATTCTTAAAGCATTTTTTAAATGCTGAGTTTGTAAAAATAGCCCCACATTCCCCAAAATAGGGCTACTAAAAGCGCTCAAATCTTGCTGACTTTTTAGCATTTTCTCTTCAATTTGCAAAAAAAGTTGGCGTTTTTCTAAAAGCTTTTGCTCTAATCTATGCAAAGCGTATTCATTGATTTGAACTAAAGTTGTAGCAAATTTCTTCATAGAAAAATCGTGTCTTCTCTCTCAGGGC contains the following coding sequences:
- a CDS encoding LptF/LptG family permease: MVKHYLFLAVSQVFFSFFLVLFFISSIVLLIGIASVTMVIKVSFLDLVQLFLYSMPGTIFFILPITFFAACALGLSRLSYDHELLVFFSLGISPKKMTEVFVPISILVSVILLVFSLILIPTSKSAYYGFLRQKKDKIDINIREGEFGQKLGDWLVYVDRAKDNSYDNLVLFSNKSLSQESFILAQKGNINNKDGVFELNLYNGNAYFAQDDKMRKIDFDELHLRNKLKSFNSKDAAYLQGTDYIGYWKRAFGKEANKSQRRRFSQAILVSLFPLASVFLIPLFGIANPRFKTNLSYVYVLGAIGIYFLMVHVISTDLFVMTFLFPFIWAFISYLLFKKFILKRY
- a CDS encoding ribonucleotide-diphosphate reductase subunit beta, translated to MEVSRKKIYNPNSTESVNERKIFGGNPTSMFDLNKIKYQWADDLWKMMLANTWFAEEVSMNDDKRDYLKLSAEEKIGYDRALAQLIFMDSLQTNNLIDNVNPFITSPEINLCLVRQAYEEALHSHAYAVMVESISANTEEIYDMWRTDMQLKSKNDYIAEVYMELAKNPTEENIIKALFANQILEGIYFYSGFSYFYTLARSGKMLGSAQMIRFIQRDEVTHLILFQNMINALRNERADLFTPQLISEVIEMFKKAVEIESAWGDYITQGKILGLTSSLIEQYIQFLADSRLSKVGIPKIYGVQHPIKWVESFSSFNEQRSNFFEARVSNYAKGSVSFDDF
- the truA gene encoding tRNA pseudouridine(38-40) synthase TruA; protein product: MRSFKATIAYDGAYFLGYAKQPNKLGVQDKIESALNSLGIKSAVVSAGRTDKGVHANNQVLSFSAPKHWNATNLFHYLAPKLAPHIVLKKLEEKNFHARFDAKKRAYRYLLTKHLKTPFLSPYIACNNYGSLDLLNTALKQFIGKHNFSLFKKEGGARTNPKRIIFKAFAYETCIMGHKCVVFKIIGDAFLRSSVRLMVQASVAYSLQKITLAELQNQINNIKATIHTPIMANGLYLHRVYY
- a CDS encoding thiazole synthase; protein product: MNDDLIIGSKIFKSRLIVGSGKYKDFATTKEATLKSGAEMITVAIRRVNIINKNEENLLETFKDTSISFLPNSAGCVEANEAIALFRLVREATGIDFIKLEIIGDKEKTLYPDVLETLKACEILAKEGFCVLAYTNDDPIMAKHLENAGASAVMPLAAPIGSGLGIQNRYNISFIKDAIKVPVIVDAGVGCASDASIAMECGADGVLSNSAIALAKDPILMAESLKYAVIAGRKSFLAGRMEKKAYASASSPLFGMAQL
- the rseP gene encoding RIP metalloprotease RseP — encoded protein: MLVMAILMLAFLIFVHELGHFVMARICGVKVEVFSIGFGKKLCFFKLFNTQFALSLIPLGGYVKLKGMDKEESDENKHSDSYAQKSSFQKLWILFGGAFFNFLFAILVYFFLALSGEKVLLPIIGDLENNALEAGLLKGDKILSINHQKIKSFREIRELVTHSQGELILEIERNNQVLEKRLTPKIVVIPNESNEMMRYKVIGIKPDTQKVGVVSYAVFPAFKLALNRFKEGVDLIIDSLRRLIVGSASAKELSGVVGIVGALSHANSFSALLLFGAFLSINLGILNLLPIPALDGAQMLGVIFKSVFKTTLPTSIHNMLWLVGVGFLIFIMLLGLFNDITRLV
- the xseA gene encoding exodeoxyribonuclease VII large subunit, whose amino-acid sequence is MSVLGVSELNAQIQALLETTFLQVRVQGEISNLTIHKASGHVYFSLKDSHSVIKCVLFKGNASRLKFALKEGQEVIVFGAISVYAPRGEYQIKCLELEPKELGSLALALEQLKEKLRLKGYFDKAHKLPKPSFPKRVALITSKSSAALADMKKIAFKRWPMCELVCIDTLMQGELCVKSVVENIAYADSFYNTPKAFDAIVVARGGGSMEDLYSFNDEKIADALFLAKTFTISAIGHESDFLLSDLVADLRASTPSNAMEILLPSSDEWLQRLDEYHLKLQRYFRVLFSQKKAVLEHLETSLKRLSFENKHHLHSLKLKNLKIALESKVLEMLRLKKMFLENATTQMLTNPFLQAKTERLNALENALKLAYAHLKLPKFGAFVSKGNKAIELEKLKPSDKIELSNEKVKVGAEILTISKHS
- the pcm gene encoding protein-L-isoaspartate O-methyltransferase; the protein is MKSIKNRLMCEEINKRFSLHAKVRKAMESINREIFVPKPFKHFAYTLNALSMQAEQYISSPLTVAKMTQYLQVDNVDSVLEIGCGSGYQAAVLSQIFRRVFSIERIESLYIEARSRIKALGFSNVHIKLADGNKGWEQYAPYDRILFSACAKSIPQALIDQLEEGGILVAPMQENNEQVIKRFIKRNGVLVLEKVLEKCLFVPILDGVQ
- the galE gene encoding UDP-glucose 4-epimerase GalE; translation: MALLFTGACGYIGSHTARVFLERTKENIIILDNLSTGFLEHVKALEYYYPNRVTFIQASLNETQTLDTFFSKQQLIEPIQAILHFGAKLLVEESVRLPLEYYTNNTLNTLELTKLCLKHKIKHFIFSSTAAVYGETNSSVNEESPLNPINPYGASKMMSERILLDTSKIEDFKCVILRYFNVAGACLKNDYSTPYTLGQRSLNATHLIKIACECAVGKRKKMGIFGTNYPTIDGTCIRDYIHVDDLANAHLASYQALLEKNQSEIYNVGYNQGYSVKEVIQKVKEISNNDFLVEILDKRAGDPANLIANNAKILKNTSFKPLYNNLDTIIKSALEWEEHLLKFQ
- a CDS encoding FkbM family methyltransferase; amino-acid sequence: MYILDIGANIGNHSLYFALECQATKILAFEPIFSTFEILEKNIALNHLQNIVTPLNVGLSNKSINAKIFHNSHYNDNIAFHADNIGGTALTQDEKGAFKLIALDSINLKDYGFERLDFVKIDVENHEIEMLEGALETLKKYRPIIFIETFENNKNRVFSILENLGYLHKKPFRDNNYLFTPKE
- the sodB gene encoding superoxide dismutase [Fe], translating into MFQLRELPFAKDSMGDFLSPVAFDFHHGKHHQTYVNNLNNLIKGTEFEESCLYTILTKSSGGVFNNAAQIYNHDFYWDCIAPKASALSDELKEALEKDFGSLEKFKEEFIKSATTLFGSGWNWAVYNVETQKIEIIQTSNAQTPVTDKKVPLLVVDVWEHAYYIDHKNARPVYLEKFYEHINWDFVSKCYEWAKKEGLGSVEHYINELVHKKA
- a CDS encoding FkbM family methyltransferase — translated: MGANIGNHSLYFALECQATKILAFEPIFSTFEILEKNIALNHLQNIVTPLNVGLSNKSINAKINSQYLHYGQITGFYLHNMGAVSLTQDEKGAFKLIALDSINLKDYGFERLDFVKIDVENHEIEMLEGALETLKKYRPIIFIETFENNKDRVFSILDSLGYQHTKSFPYDNYLFIPKE